In the Orenia marismortui DSM 5156 genome, one interval contains:
- a CDS encoding CAP domain-containing protein, protein MKKINRYFTIILVLIMGLFLTTSHANAKRRVYTVKKGDSIWNICKGCNANFLNTLRMNGHFKDPNLIYPGDKVYVPEPDRNNQTPEPQPTEPTQPTQPQNGEDMQQPPQEDMGESTNLQAMEAEVVKLVNQERQKRGLKPYKHNSKLSSVARTKSKDMRDKNYFSHQSPTYGSPFEMMTKFGIDYSTAGENIAKGQPTAKAVMNGWMNSPGHRRNILSEKFTEIGVGLAKDSKGMTYWTQMFIRP, encoded by the coding sequence GTGAAAAAAATAAATCGATATTTTACTATTATACTTGTGCTAATAATGGGATTATTTCTCACAACTAGTCATGCTAATGCCAAAAGAAGAGTCTACACTGTAAAAAAAGGTGACTCAATCTGGAATATATGTAAGGGCTGTAATGCTAACTTCTTAAATACTTTAAGAATGAATGGACACTTTAAAGATCCTAATTTAATCTATCCTGGAGATAAGGTTTATGTACCTGAGCCTGATAGAAATAATCAAACTCCAGAACCACAGCCAACTGAGCCAACTCAACCGACTCAACCTCAAAATGGTGAAGATATGCAACAGCCACCTCAAGAAGATATGGGAGAAAGCACCAACTTACAAGCTATGGAAGCTGAAGTAGTCAAATTAGTCAATCAAGAACGTCAAAAACGAGGCTTAAAGCCTTATAAGCATAATTCAAAACTGTCTAGTGTAGCAAGAACTAAATCTAAAGATATGCGAGATAAAAATTATTTTAGTCATCAATCTCCAACATATGGATCTCCATTTGAAATGATGACTAAATTTGGAATTGACTATAGTACAGCAGGAGAAAATATTGCTAAAGGACAACCTACAGCTAAAGCAGTTATGAATGGTTGGATGAATTCTCCTGGCCACAGAAGAAATATTTTAAGTGAGAAGTTCACTGAGATTGGTGTAGGACTTGCTAAAGATTCCAAGGGAATGACTTATTGGACACAAATGTTCATTAGACCATAG
- a CDS encoding DNA internalization-related competence protein ComEC/Rec2: protein MAVFIALVLGIIVGNYIVATRYSISIMVFVVVLLIVFAVYLLNKRIKESKIIVLILIFSLGLCYIQSLNLSWKNEALGKIMKHKVEIRATVIKATNKGYKREYLLKNIDVIGRNINSDQKILLSAWDFNPKLEYGDIVSIKTKIHLPEVQRNPGGFSYQKYLKYNRIYALCDVNSQNQIKKLSNNGNFILRALFRLQNRMKGVIDKYFDNPNNYILEALLLGDKSLLPGQIKDDFRDLGLSHLLVISGFHIGLISYLIYLLAEKLKLSKGKRLILNLLILGTYIVITGCQLPSLRAVILIFLVLLGGYLERRIDIYNLLAGVGIIILIINPWSLFTVSFQLSFGAVLAITYLTPFISNRLPIKYEKIKTLIAGSMAAQIGLIPILAYYFYEISLVSIIANLFIMPLISLVLWIGIFFILMGLVKFNMLTYITSIGIKLILAVVLKIVNFIALNFNTSFLIGRPKVLIILLYYLLLYYVLEFLKENIIPYNENYKSKAKIISLIIVLFLIFQFGFTDFKELKLVFLDVGNGDAIYLHTPTDKNILVDVGEEAIVVRDFLKSQGIKAIDLIFLSHFHSDHVGGIMDIVKEFEVDRICYPVTIRREDRKLLSEINKIRKVEMQRLVDGDQIEISDLDFEVLSPRLPLLENSPENNNSLVLRLSYNKFKVLLTGDLEVEGEKRLLKKSINLNSTVLKVGHHGSATSTSIDFITKVTPRLAIISVGDNNYGHPDLNVIKRLKKNKIEILRTDKDGAITLMTNGQSYRVSRFIR, encoded by the coding sequence GTGGCAGTATTTATTGCTTTAGTATTAGGGATAATAGTAGGGAATTATATTGTAGCTACTAGATATTCAATTAGTATAATGGTATTTGTAGTTGTTTTATTGATAGTTTTTGCAGTTTATCTCTTAAATAAAAGGATAAAAGAAAGCAAAATTATAGTTTTAATATTAATTTTTTCACTTGGACTTTGTTATATTCAAAGTTTAAATTTATCCTGGAAAAATGAAGCTTTAGGGAAGATAATGAAGCATAAGGTTGAGATAAGGGCTACAGTAATAAAAGCAACAAACAAAGGATATAAACGAGAATATTTATTAAAAAATATAGATGTTATAGGCAGAAATATTAATAGTGATCAGAAAATATTATTATCAGCATGGGATTTTAATCCTAAACTAGAATATGGGGATATAGTTTCTATTAAGACTAAAATTCATTTGCCTGAAGTTCAAAGAAATCCAGGAGGTTTTTCCTATCAAAAATATCTTAAATATAATAGGATTTATGCCCTTTGTGATGTTAATAGTCAAAATCAGATTAAAAAGCTTAGCAATAACGGAAACTTTATTTTAAGAGCTTTATTTAGATTGCAAAATAGGATGAAAGGAGTAATTGATAAGTATTTTGACAATCCTAATAATTATATCTTAGAAGCTTTATTGTTAGGTGATAAATCATTATTACCTGGGCAAATCAAAGATGATTTTAGAGACTTGGGTTTGAGTCATTTATTAGTTATATCAGGGTTTCATATTGGGTTAATAAGTTATTTGATATATTTATTAGCTGAAAAATTAAAATTATCGAAAGGAAAAAGATTAATTTTAAATTTATTAATCTTAGGAACTTACATAGTTATAACTGGATGTCAGCTACCTAGCTTAAGAGCTGTAATTTTGATATTTTTAGTATTATTAGGTGGTTATTTAGAAAGAAGGATAGATATTTATAATTTATTAGCAGGGGTAGGAATCATAATTTTAATAATTAATCCTTGGAGTTTATTCACAGTTAGCTTTCAACTTTCTTTTGGGGCAGTATTGGCAATTACTTATTTGACTCCATTTATCTCTAATAGATTGCCTATAAAGTATGAGAAGATCAAGACTTTAATTGCAGGTTCTATGGCTGCCCAGATAGGATTAATTCCCATATTAGCTTATTATTTTTATGAAATTTCATTGGTGAGTATCATAGCTAATCTCTTTATTATGCCTTTAATAAGTTTAGTTTTATGGATAGGTATATTTTTTATTCTTATGGGTTTGGTAAAATTTAATATGTTAACTTATATTACTTCAATTGGCATTAAGTTAATATTAGCTGTAGTTTTAAAAATAGTTAATTTTATAGCACTTAATTTTAATACAAGCTTTTTAATTGGTAGACCTAAGGTATTAATAATACTTCTTTATTATTTGCTTCTTTATTATGTATTAGAATTTTTGAAAGAAAATATAATTCCATATAATGAAAATTATAAAAGCAAAGCTAAAATTATATCTTTAATTATAGTTTTATTTCTAATATTTCAATTTGGCTTCACTGATTTTAAAGAACTTAAATTAGTATTTTTAGATGTAGGTAATGGTGATGCGATCTATTTACATACTCCAACAGATAAAAATATTTTAGTAGATGTAGGTGAGGAGGCTATAGTAGTAAGAGATTTTTTAAAGTCACAAGGAATTAAAGCAATAGATTTAATCTTTCTTTCTCACTTTCATTCTGATCATGTTGGTGGAATTATGGATATAGTCAAAGAGTTTGAAGTTGATAGAATTTGTTATCCTGTTACTATAAGAAGAGAAGATCGAAAGTTGCTTTCAGAAATTAATAAGATAAGAAAGGTAGAGATGCAAAGGTTAGTTGATGGAGATCAAATAGAAATTTCAGATTTGGACTTTGAAGTATTATCTCCTAGATTACCTTTATTAGAGAATAGCCCTGAAAATAACAATTCCTTAGTCCTGAGACTTAGCTATAATAAATTTAAAGTATTATTAACTGGAGATTTAGAAGTAGAGGGGGAGAAGAGACTATTAAAAAAATCAATTAATTTAAATAGTACAGTTTTAAAAGTAGGTCATCATGGTAGTGCTACTTCAACTTCTATAGATTTTATAACAAAAGTTACTCCTAGGCTTGCAATTATTTCAGTGGGAGATAATAATTATGGTCATCCAGACTTAAATGTTATAAAGAGGTTAAAGAAGAATAAAATTGAGATATTACGAACAGATAAAGATGGAGCAATTACTCTTATGACAAATGGTCAAAGTTACAGAGTAAGTAGGTTTATAAGATAA
- the leuS gene encoding leucine--tRNA ligase, translated as MKGRYDFKNVEPKWQKNWEDSQLYKSEVKEDQSKYYVLEMFPYPSGNLHMGHVRNYSLGDVFARYKRMEGFNVLHPMGWDAFGLPAENAAIKRNIHPNSWTQDNIDNMRKQFKMMGLSYDWDREVATCNPDYYKWTQWLFLQLYKEGLAYKQKANVNWCPSCQTVLANEQVIDGECERCDSKVIDKDLEQWFFKITDYTEELLSDHKLLENWPERVKTMQKNWIGRSEGAQIKFEIEGSNEEIEVFTTRPDTIYGATYMVLAPEHPLVEKLVSGSNKEQEVMDFIAKMQEQDEEERTGSDAPKLGMDTGIKAINPLTNEEIPVMIANYVLMGYGTGAIMAVPAHDQRDFEFAKKYDLPIRVVVQGEREELIGEELTEAYTEKGKIVNSDILNGLTFSEAFDKIIDHLESNNIGNKEVNYRLRDWLISRQRYWGTPIPMIYCDDCGVVAVPEEDLPVELPTNVEFTGQGQSPLANVEGFVNTTCPKCGKDAKREVDTMDTFVDSSWYYLRYTSADLADKILDKDRANYWMNVDQYIGGIEHAILHLLYARFFMKFISDQGLVDYKEPFDKLLTQGMVLLDGAKMSKSKGNIVDPMEILDNYGADVARLFILFAAPPERDLDWSDEGVEGAERFLNRVWRLVSEHINGLKEANSDFELNTKLEQELHRQLHIAIKSVTVDISKREQFNTAISSIMELVNATYKYLSKVDENINYPLYKKVVESIILLLAPFAPHMTEELWSNLGYEESIHLQSWPSYDEEATKKDEITIVVQINGKVRDKVEVSADIDKESLKAVVKEQEKVQEYLEGKEIIKEIVVPKRLVNIVVK; from the coding sequence ATGAAAGGAAGATATGATTTTAAGAATGTAGAGCCAAAATGGCAAAAAAACTGGGAAGATAGTCAGCTATATAAGAGTGAAGTAAAAGAAGATCAATCTAAGTATTATGTATTAGAGATGTTTCCTTACCCATCAGGAAATTTACATATGGGTCATGTGAGGAATTATTCATTAGGAGATGTATTTGCTCGTTATAAGAGAATGGAAGGTTTTAATGTTTTACATCCAATGGGGTGGGATGCTTTTGGACTTCCAGCGGAGAATGCAGCGATTAAGCGTAATATTCACCCTAATAGTTGGACTCAAGATAATATTGATAATATGAGAAAACAATTTAAGATGATGGGTTTAAGTTATGATTGGGACCGTGAAGTAGCTACTTGTAATCCTGATTATTATAAATGGACTCAATGGTTATTCTTACAATTGTACAAAGAAGGATTAGCATATAAACAGAAAGCAAATGTAAATTGGTGTCCAAGCTGCCAAACAGTACTTGCTAATGAGCAGGTGATAGATGGAGAATGTGAACGATGTGACAGTAAAGTTATAGATAAGGATTTAGAACAATGGTTCTTTAAGATTACAGATTATACTGAAGAGTTATTATCTGATCATAAACTATTGGAAAATTGGCCAGAACGAGTTAAGACAATGCAAAAGAATTGGATTGGTCGTAGTGAAGGTGCTCAGATTAAGTTTGAGATTGAAGGTAGTAATGAAGAGATAGAAGTATTTACAACTCGTCCTGATACAATTTATGGGGCAACATATATGGTTTTAGCTCCTGAACATCCATTAGTAGAGAAGTTAGTTAGTGGAAGTAATAAAGAGCAAGAGGTAATGGATTTTATAGCTAAGATGCAAGAACAGGATGAAGAAGAAAGAACGGGTTCTGATGCTCCAAAGCTAGGTATGGATACTGGAATTAAAGCAATCAATCCTTTAACTAATGAAGAAATCCCAGTTATGATTGCTAACTATGTATTGATGGGGTATGGAACAGGAGCTATTATGGCAGTACCTGCTCATGACCAACGTGACTTTGAATTTGCTAAAAAATATGACTTGCCAATTAGAGTTGTTGTTCAAGGTGAAAGAGAAGAGTTGATTGGAGAAGAATTAACTGAAGCCTATACAGAGAAAGGTAAGATCGTTAATTCTGACATCTTAAACGGATTAACTTTCTCAGAAGCTTTTGATAAAATTATTGATCATTTAGAAAGTAATAACATTGGTAATAAAGAGGTAAATTATCGTTTGAGAGATTGGTTGATTTCTCGCCAAAGATACTGGGGAACTCCAATTCCAATGATCTATTGTGATGATTGTGGAGTTGTAGCAGTGCCAGAAGAGGATTTGCCAGTAGAGTTACCTACTAATGTAGAATTTACTGGGCAAGGTCAATCACCTTTAGCTAATGTAGAGGGCTTTGTAAATACTACTTGTCCAAAGTGTGGAAAAGATGCCAAGCGTGAAGTAGATACTATGGATACTTTTGTTGATTCATCTTGGTATTATTTAAGATATACTAGTGCAGATTTAGCTGATAAGATTCTTGATAAAGATAGAGCTAATTATTGGATGAATGTTGATCAATATATTGGTGGAATTGAGCATGCAATCCTACATTTACTTTATGCAAGATTCTTTATGAAATTCATTAGTGATCAAGGTTTAGTAGATTATAAAGAACCTTTTGATAAGTTATTAACTCAAGGAATGGTATTATTAGATGGAGCTAAGATGTCTAAGTCTAAGGGTAATATTGTTGATCCTATGGAGATTCTAGATAATTATGGTGCTGATGTAGCTCGTCTATTTATTCTATTTGCTGCTCCTCCAGAAAGAGACTTAGATTGGAGTGATGAAGGAGTAGAAGGTGCTGAAAGATTCTTGAATCGTGTTTGGAGATTAGTATCTGAACATATTAATGGACTTAAGGAAGCTAATTCTGATTTTGAACTAAATACTAAGCTAGAACAGGAGTTACACAGACAATTACACATTGCAATTAAGAGTGTAACGGTAGATATTTCTAAAAGAGAACAATTTAATACTGCAATTAGTTCAATTATGGAATTAGTTAATGCAACTTATAAATATCTAAGCAAAGTGGATGAAAATATTAATTATCCATTATATAAAAAGGTAGTTGAAAGCATTATTTTACTATTAGCTCCTTTTGCTCCACATATGACTGAGGAGTTATGGTCTAACTTAGGATATGAAGAGAGTATTCACCTTCAAAGTTGGCCAAGCTATGATGAAGAGGCAACTAAAAAAGATGAGATCACAATTGTTGTTCAAATCAATGGTAAGGTAAGAGATAAGGTAGAGGTTTCTGCTGATATTGATAAAGAATCATTAAAAGCAGTTGTTAAAGAGCAAGAGAAGGTACAAGAGTATCTTGAAGGAAAAGAGATAATCAAAGAAATTGTTGTTCCTAAGCGATTAGTTAATATTGTTGTTAAATAA
- a CDS encoding helix-hairpin-helix domain-containing protein translates to MFPINKKEDYILFFLIVAVIIATSLLIFKNINFNSEDTIEIKNYEQTNISQPNSLEQVDISDKNKTSKEYILVQVGGAVLKPGVYKCELGDRIYQVIEKAGGASKDANLDIINLVDEIKDGSKIIIPSKSKTSNTNPAIVAKDYPNKVNINNASVEELQNLKGVGPSTAEKIIKYRQEKGSFKTLKELTKVPGIGEKTFAKLKSQISY, encoded by the coding sequence ATGTTTCCAATAAATAAAAAAGAAGACTATATCTTGTTCTTTTTAATAGTAGCAGTTATTATAGCAACCTCGTTATTAATTTTTAAGAATATTAATTTTAACTCAGAAGATACAATTGAAATTAAAAATTATGAACAGACTAATATTAGTCAACCTAATAGTTTAGAGCAAGTTGATATTTCAGATAAAAATAAAACTTCTAAAGAATATATATTAGTTCAAGTCGGAGGAGCAGTGTTAAAGCCTGGAGTATATAAATGTGAGCTGGGAGATAGGATTTATCAAGTTATAGAAAAAGCAGGTGGTGCAAGTAAAGATGCAAATTTAGATATAATTAATTTAGTAGATGAGATTAAAGATGGAAGTAAAATTATTATTCCATCTAAAAGTAAAACTTCAAATACTAATCCAGCAATAGTAGCTAAGGATTATCCTAACAAAGTTAATATTAATAATGCTAGTGTTGAAGAGTTACAGAATTTAAAGGGGGTAGGCCCCTCTACAGCTGAGAAAATTATAAAGTATCGACAAGAAAAGGGTTCTTTTAAAACTTTAAAAGAGTTAACCAAGGTACCTGGAATAGGGGAGAAGACTTTTGCTAAATTAAAGAGTCAGATTAGTTATTAG
- the rsfS gene encoding ribosome silencing factor — MIEINTEELAKKIAKAADDKKAEDITVLDMRGISILADYFIICSGTADTQVRAIINSIEHTLEEDNIRVKNKEGIDEGRWAVLDYADVIVHVFHQNEREHYQLEKLWGDAKKLDWQE, encoded by the coding sequence GTGATAGAGATTAACACAGAAGAATTAGCTAAAAAAATTGCAAAAGCTGCTGATGATAAAAAAGCAGAGGATATTACTGTATTAGATATGAGAGGAATATCTATTTTAGCAGATTATTTTATAATTTGTAGTGGTACAGCTGATACACAGGTTAGAGCAATTATTAATTCAATTGAACACACCCTAGAAGAAGATAATATTCGGGTTAAAAATAAAGAAGGTATCGATGAAGGTCGATGGGCAGTATTAGATTATGCTGATGTAATTGTCCATGTATTCCATCAAAATGAGAGAGAACATTATCAATTAGAGAAATTATGGGGCGATGCTAAGAAGTTAGATTGGCAGGAATAA
- the gpr gene encoding GPR endopeptidase, with amino-acid sequence MQELEQLSTLTDLAVEARNLAVERTGGEIQGVAVEEEEKENVKVTRIQVMNQQAAQRIGKAPGNYITIESESLRVADKLTQEYISGVLSEEINKLINYNALQPGMQGEPTILVVGLGNWNATPDALGPEVIHHLLVTRHLYDSSPADAKQGMRPVCALAPGVLGLTGIETAEIIRGVVDRVHPNLIIAIDALAAKESSRLASTIQISDTGIYPGSGLGKNRVGITQQDMGVPVLAIGMPTVINSVNIVNDTIKQLMNNPNVQPSLRGSLEQNNNHQQIIQNILQPFMGDLIVSPKGIDQLIRDTSKIIAGGINVALHPDIKAEDVSLYLQ; translated from the coding sequence ATGCAAGAATTAGAGCAATTATCAACTTTAACTGATTTGGCAGTTGAAGCTAGAAATCTAGCAGTTGAAAGAACTGGTGGTGAAATACAAGGAGTTGCGGTAGAAGAAGAAGAGAAAGAAAATGTAAAGGTCACAAGAATTCAGGTTATGAATCAACAAGCAGCTCAAAGAATTGGAAAAGCTCCAGGGAACTATATTACTATAGAGTCTGAATCATTGAGGGTAGCAGATAAATTAACCCAGGAATATATAAGTGGAGTATTATCTGAAGAAATAAATAAATTAATAAATTATAATGCTTTGCAACCAGGGATGCAAGGAGAACCAACTATTTTAGTGGTTGGTTTGGGCAATTGGAATGCTACTCCAGATGCTTTAGGACCAGAGGTTATTCATCATTTATTAGTAACTAGACATCTATATGATTCATCACCAGCAGATGCTAAACAAGGTATGAGACCAGTATGTGCTTTAGCACCAGGGGTTTTAGGTTTGACTGGAATTGAAACTGCAGAAATTATTCGGGGAGTGGTAGATCGAGTACATCCTAATCTAATTATTGCTATTGATGCCTTAGCTGCTAAAGAAAGTAGCAGGTTAGCTTCTACTATTCAGATTAGTGATACAGGAATCTATCCTGGTTCTGGCTTAGGTAAGAATAGGGTAGGTATTACACAACAAGATATGGGAGTTCCAGTACTTGCAATTGGGATGCCTACAGTAATAAACTCAGTTAATATTGTAAATGATACGATTAAACAATTAATGAACAATCCAAATGTTCAGCCGAGTTTAAGGGGTAGTTTAGAGCAAAATAATAATCATCAACAGATAATCCAAAATATATTACAGCCTTTTATGGGAGATTTAATTGTCTCGCCTAAAGGAATAGACCAATTAATTCGTGACACTAGCAAGATTATAGCTGGTGGAATTAATGTAGCATTACATCCAGATATAAAAGCAGAAGATGTATCATTATATTTACAATAA
- a CDS encoding alpha/beta-type small acid-soluble spore protein → MSIRTGSNRTLNPMAMQALDKFKLEAATELNINNEYKSGYWGNITSRECGSVGGQMVKKMIESYENQLANGTPTNTSMKAIKNENKNYNLANKAGNFVPQG, encoded by the coding sequence ATGAGCATTAGAACTGGTAGTAATCGAACTTTAAATCCTATGGCTATGCAAGCTTTAGATAAATTTAAATTAGAAGCTGCTACTGAATTAAATATCAACAATGAGTATAAATCTGGTTACTGGGGTAATATCACTTCTCGTGAATGTGGATCTGTTGGTGGACAGATGGTTAAGAAAATGATCGAATCTTATGAAAATCAATTGGCTAATGGAACACCTACTAACACTAGCATGAAAGCTATCAAAAATGAGAATAAAAACTATAATTTAGCTAATAAAGCCGGTAATTTTGTTCCTCAAGGTTAA
- a CDS encoding alpha/beta-type small acid-soluble spore protein yields MSIRTGSNRVLNPMAVQALDKFKLEAATELNINNEYKSGYWGNITSRECGSVGGQMVKKMIESYENQLAGQ; encoded by the coding sequence ATGAGCATTAGAACTGGAAGTAATCGAGTTTTAAATCCTATGGCTGTACAAGCTTTAGATAAATTTAAATTAGAGGCTGCTACTGAATTAAATATCAACAATGAGTATAAATCTGGTTACTGGGGTAATATCACTTCTCGTGAATGTGGATCTGTTGGTGGACAAATGGTTAAAAAAATGATCGAATCTTATGAAAATCAATTGGCTGGTCAATAA
- the holA gene encoding DNA polymerase III subunit delta translates to MQHIDILKKKINQLDSIYLIHGDDRYLIDEFITKFIDTFASKDLRDFNLNIMEEDGDLASKLINSVKTLPFMSEKRIVVVYTYDLFVKKVKDIDLIYNLIDDFPESTILLFVSYNKPKRSLKVYKRIKKKGEILKFESLKYKKLDNWVEKKIESYGYKIEKKAIMLLEEAFNNDLQRLDSEINKVITFTGEDRLITKDDVQAVISKDWLVKENIIFDFVDAIGQKNTSLALKLLADILQEGAEGKQILGMIARQIRLMLRSKLLARDGYTVDQIAKKLNQHPYPIKKCLKQSHNFSIESLEMALEKLFESDCRLVTGSDQKLEMELLVINLKEAI, encoded by the coding sequence ATGCAACATATTGATATTTTAAAAAAGAAAATTAATCAGTTAGATTCAATTTATTTAATTCATGGAGATGATAGATATTTAATAGATGAATTTATTACTAAATTCATAGATACATTTGCTTCTAAAGATCTTAGAGATTTTAATCTAAACATTATGGAAGAAGATGGTGATTTAGCATCTAAATTAATTAATTCAGTTAAGACCTTACCTTTTATGTCTGAGAAAAGGATTGTAGTTGTTTATACTTATGACTTATTTGTAAAGAAGGTCAAAGATATTGATTTAATATATAATTTAATTGATGATTTTCCTGAAAGTACTATTTTATTATTTGTAAGCTATAATAAACCTAAAAGAAGTTTAAAAGTTTATAAAAGGATAAAAAAGAAGGGTGAAATCTTAAAGTTTGAGTCATTAAAATATAAAAAATTAGATAATTGGGTAGAAAAGAAGATAGAGAGTTATGGGTATAAAATAGAAAAAAAAGCAATAATGCTATTAGAAGAAGCCTTTAATAATGATTTACAACGGCTTGATAGTGAAATAAATAAAGTAATTACATTTACCGGAGAAGATAGGTTAATTACTAAAGATGATGTTCAAGCTGTTATTAGCAAGGACTGGCTAGTAAAAGAGAATATTATCTTTGATTTTGTCGATGCAATTGGACAGAAGAATACATCTTTGGCTTTGAAATTATTAGCTGATATTTTACAGGAAGGTGCAGAAGGCAAGCAGATATTAGGAATGATAGCAAGACAAATTAGGTTAATGTTACGAAGTAAATTGTTAGCTAGAGATGGTTATACAGTAGATCAAATTGCTAAGAAACTAAATCAGCACCCTTATCCGATAAAAAAATGTTTAAAACAGAGTCATAATTTTTCTATTGAGTCTTTAGAGATGGCTTTGGAGAAATTATTTGAAAGTGATTGTAGATTAGTAACAGGGAGTGACCAGAAATTAGAGATGGAATTATTAGTAATAAATTTAAAAGAGGCTATTTAA
- a CDS encoding phage holin family protein, translating to MVGWLGAIVRFIVSAFVLLAVGYLVPGVSVASFTSALIASIVIAFLGYIVENFFGENISPQARGLTGFVTSAIVIYFTAKLLAGMQVSFIGSLLAALVIGIVDSFVPTELR from the coding sequence ATGGTCGGTTGGTTAGGAGCAATTGTCAGATTTATTGTTTCTGCTTTTGTTTTATTAGCAGTAGGTTATTTAGTACCAGGAGTATCAGTCGCTAGTTTTACTAGTGCTTTAATTGCATCGATTGTTATAGCTTTTTTAGGTTATATTGTTGAAAACTTTTTTGGTGAAAATATATCTCCTCAAGCAAGAGGTTTAACTGGTTTTGTTACTTCAGCTATTGTTATTTATTTTACCGCTAAATTATTAGCAGGAATGCAAGTTTCTTTTATAGGATCCTTATTGGCAGCTTTAGTTATTGGAATTGTTGATTCTTTTGTTCCTACAGAGTTAAGATAA
- the rpsT gene encoding 30S ribosomal protein S20 produces the protein MANSKSAQKRIRVIEKKTAINSNRKSQLKTAVKRFEEAVEAGNVEAAREKLNTAKKIIDKTAAKGTIHKNNAARKKSKLDKLFNDLTA, from the coding sequence GTGGCAAATTCTAAATCTGCTCAAAAGAGAATTAGAGTTATTGAAAAGAAAACAGCTATTAATAGCAATAGAAAATCTCAATTAAAAACTGCTGTTAAGCGATTTGAAGAAGCAGTAGAAGCTGGCAATGTAGAAGCAGCTAGAGAAAAGTTAAATACAGCTAAAAAGATTATTGATAAAACTGCTGCTAAAGGTACTATTCATAAGAATAATGCTGCTCGTAAAAAATCTAAATTGGATAAATTATTCAATGATTTAACTGCTTAA